In Synechococcus sp. Nb3U1, one DNA window encodes the following:
- a CDS encoding RidA family protein: MLEYITLPDLPPVAPYSHAVRAGDFLFVTGQLSEDPETGAVVLGPIAEQTRQVMENLRRVLTYVGTGFDQVVMARIFLTDFRDYEVVNSIYASYFQPGRLPGRTTVGVLGLAGQGNVEIDLIVYCGD, encoded by the coding sequence GTGCTGGAGTACATTACTCTACCGGACTTGCCCCCCGTCGCTCCCTATTCTCATGCGGTGAGAGCGGGGGATTTCCTCTTCGTGACGGGTCAGCTTTCTGAAGATCCAGAGACGGGGGCAGTGGTGCTAGGGCCAATTGCTGAGCAGACCCGCCAGGTGATGGAAAATCTGCGGCGGGTTCTAACCTATGTGGGCACAGGATTTGATCAGGTGGTGATGGCGCGTATTTTCCTGACTGACTTTCGCGACTACGAGGTGGTGAATTCCATTTACGCCTCTTACTTTCAGCCCGGTCGTCTGCCGGGGCGAACGACCGTTGGAGTCCTGGGCTTAGCTGGGCAAGGAAACGTGGAGATCGATCTGATTGTTTATTGTGGGGATTGA
- a CDS encoding DUF1823 family protein, which produces MNIPPLNTATIHAILSGELPDNTVNALVLQSLGFRYDETCQTWDPSGADPAWQGEAGIPHVIENRSDSVKLTRSIASENKQLLKEVLGFQGYKITN; this is translated from the coding sequence ATGAACATCCCCCCTCTGAACACAGCAACGATTCATGCCATTCTCAGTGGCGAGCTGCCTGACAACACTGTGAATGCCTTAGTGTTGCAATCCCTTGGCTTTCGATACGACGAAACCTGCCAAACCTGGGATCCCTCAGGAGCCGATCCCGCCTGGCAAGGGGAAGCAGGGATCCCGCATGTGATCGAGAACCGTTCCGACAGCGTCAAACTGACCCGCTCCATCGCCTCAGAAAACAAGCAGCTGCTCAAGGAAGTGTTGGGCTTTCAGGGCTACAAAATAACGAATTAA
- a CDS encoding PP2C family protein-serine/threonine phosphatase, which yields MRRHASATDPGKIRSSNQDAYHCDPEGRFFIVADGMGGHAAGATASLLAVEAIRERLDRGWKTVPAPRLLSEAVEAANDAILKDQRENPERADMGTTVVVILVDPNNNCWSAHIGDSRLYRLRGSEMQQMTEDHTLVARSIRQGELTHEQARAHPWRHILERCLGRPDSGAPSVQPITVRPGDRLLLCSDGLTEELDDDLIVEYCLKVANLEELPSQLIEAAKERGGRDNITVVIAEYD from the coding sequence ATGCGACGACATGCCAGTGCTACGGATCCGGGTAAGATTCGCAGTAGTAACCAGGATGCCTATCATTGCGATCCTGAGGGACGTTTCTTTATCGTCGCCGATGGCATGGGAGGACATGCCGCCGGGGCTACGGCTAGCCTGTTGGCAGTAGAGGCCATTCGCGAGCGGTTGGATCGCGGCTGGAAAACGGTGCCGGCCCCCAGGTTGCTGAGCGAAGCGGTGGAAGCAGCCAACGACGCCATTCTCAAAGATCAGCGAGAAAATCCGGAACGAGCGGATATGGGCACCACCGTGGTGGTGATTTTGGTGGATCCCAACAACAACTGTTGGAGTGCTCACATCGGGGACTCCCGCCTCTATCGCCTGCGGGGATCCGAGATGCAGCAGATGACCGAGGATCACACCCTGGTGGCCCGCTCGATCCGGCAGGGGGAACTGACCCACGAGCAGGCGCGGGCCCATCCTTGGCGACATATTCTAGAGCGCTGCTTGGGCCGACCCGATTCAGGGGCACCCTCGGTGCAGCCGATCACCGTTCGTCCAGGGGATCGCCTGTTGCTCTGTAGCGATGGTCTGACAGAAGAGCTGGATGACGACTTGATCGTCGAGTATTGTCTCAAGGTGGCGAATCTAGAGGAGCTCCCCAGCCAGCTGATCGAAGCTGCCAAAGAACGGGGCGGACGGGACAACATCACGGTGGTGATTGCCGAATACGATTAG
- the miaB gene encoding tRNA (N6-isopentenyl adenosine(37)-C2)-methylthiotransferase MiaB, protein MSAPTYHTITFGCQMNRADSERMAGILESLGYVATDDELQADLVLYNTCTIRDNAEQKVYSYLGIQAQRKRQNPALKLIVAGCVAQQEGEKLLRRVPELDLVMGPQYVNRLGDLLAQVEAGQQVVATDPIEIPEDITKPRRDSQVTAWVNVIYGCNERCTYCIVPSVRGLEQSRHPQAIRAEIEEIAKAGYREVTLLGQNIDAYGRDLDPKINLASLLRFIHPVEGIERIRFATSHPRYFTEDLIATCAELPKVCEHFHIPFQAGNNEVLKRMRRGYTHERYRQIIDLIRQYMPEAAISADAIVGFPGETEAQFQETLQLVQEIGFDLLNTAAYSPRPGTPAADWPDQVSEAEKSDRLQRLNRLVTEVAAVRNARFLGQVQEVLVEGPNPKQPGQVMGRTRGNRLVFFEGDPTQLKGSLVPVQIIATRAFSLTGKAWLPVPSV, encoded by the coding sequence ATGTCTGCTCCTACTTACCACACGATTACCTTCGGCTGTCAGATGAACCGAGCTGATAGCGAACGGATGGCCGGGATCCTGGAATCTTTGGGTTATGTGGCCACTGACGATGAGCTGCAAGCGGACTTGGTTCTCTACAACACCTGCACCATTCGGGATAACGCCGAACAGAAGGTGTACTCCTACCTGGGCATTCAAGCGCAGCGCAAACGGCAGAATCCGGCCCTGAAGCTGATTGTAGCGGGTTGTGTCGCTCAGCAGGAAGGGGAAAAACTGCTGCGGCGCGTACCGGAACTGGATTTGGTGATGGGGCCGCAATACGTGAATCGGCTGGGGGATCTGCTGGCCCAGGTGGAAGCCGGACAACAGGTGGTGGCCACCGATCCGATCGAGATCCCGGAAGACATTACCAAGCCCCGTCGGGATAGTCAGGTGACCGCCTGGGTGAATGTGATCTACGGCTGCAACGAGCGCTGTACCTACTGCATTGTGCCCAGTGTGCGGGGTCTGGAGCAATCCCGCCACCCCCAGGCGATCCGCGCTGAGATCGAAGAGATCGCCAAAGCGGGCTACCGTGAGGTGACCTTGTTGGGGCAAAACATCGATGCCTATGGGCGTGACCTGGATCCCAAGATCAACCTGGCCAGTTTGTTGCGCTTCATCCATCCGGTTGAGGGCATTGAACGGATCCGCTTTGCCACCAGCCACCCCCGCTACTTTACCGAGGATCTGATCGCCACCTGTGCTGAGTTGCCCAAGGTGTGTGAACACTTCCACATTCCTTTCCAAGCAGGCAACAATGAAGTCCTGAAACGGATGCGGCGCGGCTATACCCACGAGCGTTACCGCCAGATCATCGACTTGATCCGCCAATACATGCCGGAAGCAGCAATCAGCGCCGATGCCATTGTCGGTTTTCCTGGGGAGACGGAAGCTCAATTTCAAGAAACGCTGCAACTGGTACAAGAGATCGGCTTTGACCTGCTGAATACGGCTGCTTATTCTCCCCGTCCCGGCACGCCTGCCGCCGATTGGCCTGACCAAGTTTCAGAAGCAGAAAAAAGCGATCGTCTACAACGGTTGAACCGCCTGGTTACAGAGGTGGCGGCTGTCCGCAACGCCCGCTTTTTGGGCCAAGTGCAAGAGGTGTTGGTGGAGGGGCCAAACCCCAAGCAGCCCGGCCAAGTGATGGGACGAACCCGTGGCAATCGGTTGGTATTCTTCGAGGGGGATCCCACACAACTGAAGGGATCCCTGGTGCCGGTGCAGATTATTGCTACCCGCGCTTTTTCTCTAACAGGGAAAGCATGGCTCCCAGTGCCTTCTGTTTAG
- a CDS encoding transglycosylase domain-containing protein, whose protein sequence is MSASDDKKPLLGTVTRFFKTLSIWRPSPAGATALLKPAEPAAPKRPVHLRITCPGEKPQVFVLKGSDILGRSQTVSTIRIPAASVSHLHARIRPRPDWRIPQLGWRIPLPPIFYWLGWNAGRYQLEDQDSTNGVFRLKRLGRAERVRRVILQHRCQLSFGPPQDPESVLIQVLDPPPPQVYWVRSCLALLLASGFGLWIWIGHEWSKFSVEPPLSAERSPLVVLAGDQQTQLRRTQADHYRDLENLEAFGPILPRVVVAAEDHRFYSHFGVDLLGIGRAFWVNLRSGELQQGGSSISQQLARTILRDYTGAGNTFGRKLREAVAALKLEKRYNKKQILTLYLNNVYLGNGIYGFETAAQFYFGIPSSQLSLSEAATLAAILPAPNAFNPVTNYDAAVRGRDRVLDRLSELQTFPEEEIRRARRSRLTLNPNLRSETSTVAPYFYSAVFEEMQQLLGQDLSAEGNFIIETTVHLPYQRIAEQALAQTVRESGSTFGFRQGSLVSLDSRNGEVLALVGGIDYSSSQFNRATQAQRQPGSTFKVFTYAAALTQGISPSLVLSCEPLTWGNLTFNGCRSGSAPMDLARGLILSENVISLRLAQQVGLDRVVSIARQLGIQSPLQAYPSMVIGTMEVNLLELTAAFAPFANQGVWSKPHTIRRILDSSDCVSRSDFRTCREIYPGREDPRRQNPEALQPQVAQQMTALLQAVISSGTGTAARLGIGEAGKTGTTTANKDLLFVGYTPNPTLVTGIWLGNDDSSPTRGSSSIAAQTWGNYMRQVIR, encoded by the coding sequence ATGTCTGCTTCAGATGACAAAAAGCCCCTGCTGGGCACCGTCACCCGCTTCTTCAAAACCCTGTCGATCTGGCGCCCTTCCCCTGCTGGAGCCACCGCTTTGCTGAAACCTGCCGAACCAGCAGCACCCAAACGTCCAGTACATCTTCGCATTACGTGTCCGGGAGAAAAACCACAGGTGTTCGTCTTGAAGGGATCCGACATTCTCGGTCGCAGCCAGACGGTCTCCACCATTCGCATTCCGGCAGCCTCGGTTAGCCACCTGCACGCCCGTATTCGCCCTCGTCCTGATTGGCGCATTCCTCAATTGGGTTGGCGCATCCCGTTGCCGCCGATATTCTACTGGCTGGGTTGGAATGCTGGGCGCTACCAACTAGAAGATCAAGACTCCACCAATGGGGTTTTTCGTCTGAAGCGATTGGGCAGAGCAGAGCGGGTGCGCCGGGTGATTTTGCAGCATCGCTGCCAGCTCAGCTTTGGGCCACCCCAGGATCCTGAGAGCGTGTTGATTCAGGTGCTGGATCCGCCACCGCCGCAGGTGTATTGGGTGCGCAGTTGTCTGGCGTTGTTGCTGGCATCGGGTTTTGGGTTGTGGATCTGGATTGGCCATGAGTGGAGCAAGTTCTCGGTAGAGCCGCCCCTCTCGGCAGAACGCAGCCCCCTAGTAGTATTGGCGGGCGATCAACAAACCCAGTTGCGCCGCACCCAAGCAGATCACTACCGGGATTTGGAGAATCTGGAAGCCTTTGGCCCGATTTTGCCCAGGGTGGTGGTGGCGGCAGAAGACCATCGGTTTTATTCTCACTTCGGGGTGGATCTGCTGGGCATTGGGCGGGCCTTTTGGGTGAACCTGCGCTCAGGAGAATTGCAACAGGGGGGCAGCTCCATCAGCCAACAACTGGCCCGGACGATCCTACGAGACTACACGGGAGCCGGCAACACGTTTGGGCGCAAACTGCGGGAGGCGGTGGCGGCCCTGAAGCTGGAAAAGCGCTACAACAAAAAGCAGATCCTCACCCTGTACTTGAACAATGTCTATCTGGGCAATGGCATCTACGGCTTTGAAACCGCCGCCCAGTTTTATTTCGGGATCCCGAGTAGCCAGCTCAGCCTCTCAGAAGCCGCCACCTTGGCCGCCATTTTGCCGGCCCCCAACGCCTTTAACCCCGTCACCAATTACGATGCAGCGGTGCGGGGTCGGGATCGGGTGTTGGATCGCCTGAGTGAGCTGCAAACCTTCCCAGAAGAAGAAATTCGGCGTGCCCGTCGCAGTCGCCTCACCCTCAACCCCAATTTGCGCTCGGAAACTTCCACCGTCGCCCCCTATTTTTACAGCGCTGTTTTCGAGGAAATGCAGCAGCTTCTCGGCCAAGATCTCTCGGCGGAGGGCAATTTCATCATCGAGACCACAGTGCATTTGCCCTACCAGCGTATTGCCGAGCAAGCCCTGGCGCAAACGGTACGCGAGTCAGGATCGACATTTGGGTTTCGCCAGGGATCCCTGGTCAGCCTCGACAGCCGCAATGGAGAAGTGCTGGCCCTAGTGGGAGGGATTGACTACAGCAGCAGCCAATTTAACCGGGCGACCCAAGCCCAACGACAACCGGGATCCACCTTTAAGGTGTTTACCTATGCTGCTGCCCTCACTCAAGGCATTTCCCCATCACTGGTGCTCTCCTGTGAGCCCCTCACCTGGGGCAACCTCACCTTCAACGGCTGCCGCTCCGGATCCGCTCCAATGGATTTAGCACGCGGGCTGATCCTCTCAGAAAATGTGATTTCTCTGCGCTTGGCACAACAAGTGGGGCTAGACCGAGTGGTCAGTATAGCCCGTCAACTGGGGATCCAATCGCCACTGCAAGCCTATCCCTCGATGGTAATCGGCACGATGGAGGTGAACCTGCTGGAGTTGACGGCAGCCTTTGCCCCTTTTGCCAACCAAGGGGTTTGGTCGAAACCCCACACGATTCGGCGCATTCTGGATAGCAGCGATTGTGTCAGCCGCAGCGATTTTCGCACCTGCCGCGAGATTTATCCGGGCCGAGAGGATCCCCGCCGTCAGAATCCCGAAGCATTACAGCCTCAAGTGGCGCAACAGATGACCGCACTCTTGCAAGCTGTCATCAGCTCCGGCACCGGCACCGCGGCTCGGCTCGGCATCGGGGAAGCGGGCAAAACTGGCACCACCACTGCCAATAAAGATCTGCTCTTTGTCGGCTACACTCCCAATCCCACGTTGGTGACCGGCATTTGGCTAGGCAATGACGACTCTAGCCCAACCCGCGGGAGCAGCAGCATTGCTGCGCAAACCTGGGGAAACTATATGCGCCAAGTAATCCGCTAA
- a CDS encoding M56 family metallopeptidase, whose protein sequence is MIHLGMLLLGLGLSWLWRASVRIDAQGTWSQRWQWAWIHFVLPPSFLVTTALALAWMGPWGQMAGRGGWFCYGCALVLLVLVAGVALHWVWEYERSCRRTRLQALTELDLQGSEGSTASRAYVLDLEAPFAAQVGVWHSRLVVSRGLLQHLDREHLQAVLAHEEAHRYYRDTLWMFGLGWLRRLTCWLPNTEALWQELLTLRELRADRWAAQRVDPLVLGEALLQVVGYGVVEPSTAAWVGFALEMQPDLGQRLQERINVLLQETPEEPLPSFPMQGWAWLGLALLPLLAVPFHA, encoded by the coding sequence ATGATCCATTTGGGTATGTTGCTGTTGGGATTGGGCCTCAGTTGGCTGTGGCGGGCATCGGTGCGCATCGATGCCCAAGGCACTTGGTCACAGCGTTGGCAGTGGGCTTGGATCCATTTTGTGCTGCCCCCTTCGTTTCTGGTAACGACCGCTCTGGCCTTGGCATGGATGGGGCCGTGGGGGCAAATGGCTGGTAGGGGCGGCTGGTTTTGCTATGGCTGTGCTCTGGTGTTGCTGGTGTTGGTGGCGGGCGTAGCTCTACATTGGGTTTGGGAGTACGAGCGTTCCTGTCGGCGAACCCGCTTACAAGCCCTAACCGAACTAGACTTACAGGGATCCGAGGGATCCACAGCCTCCAGAGCCTATGTATTGGATCTGGAGGCTCCTTTTGCCGCTCAGGTGGGGGTATGGCACTCTCGACTGGTGGTCAGTCGTGGCCTATTGCAGCACTTGGATAGGGAACACCTGCAGGCGGTGCTAGCTCATGAAGAAGCTCATCGTTATTACCGCGATACCCTTTGGATGTTCGGGTTGGGCTGGCTGCGGCGGCTCACCTGTTGGCTGCCCAACACAGAGGCCCTCTGGCAGGAATTGCTGACCCTGCGGGAGTTGCGGGCGGATCGCTGGGCGGCTCAACGGGTGGATCCCTTGGTGTTGGGGGAAGCGCTGCTGCAGGTGGTGGGCTATGGCGTAGTCGAACCCTCGACCGCCGCGTGGGTCGGTTTTGCCCTGGAAATGCAACCCGACCTCGGACAACGGCTACAGGAACGCATCAATGTCCTGTTGCAGGAGACTCCAGAAGAGCCGTTACCCAGCTTCCCGATGCAGGGATGGGCCTGGTTGGGGTTGGCGCTGCTACCCCTGTTGGCAGTCCCTTTTCATGCCTAG
- a CDS encoding histone deacetylase family protein, translating into MSLPVVYHPDYTTALPEGHRFPMQKFRLLQELLLRERVIRPEQLHQPELPPTTWIEAVHTPEYVSAYCEGSLEPKVQRRIGLPWSPELVRRTCRAVGGTVLTAQLALRYGLACNTAGGTHHAFPSYGSGFCIFNDLAIAAQVLLGQGLVERLLIVDLDVHQGDGTAWIFRSDARVSTFSMHCEANFPGTKQVSDLDISLPVGLEDEAYLQTLAAHLPDLLTQVRPDLVLYDAGVDPHREDLLGKLALSDQGLFRREMQVLDTCLKQGYPVACVIGGGYSKELSSLVYRHSLLHRAASEVYRQYRL; encoded by the coding sequence ATGTCTCTGCCTGTTGTCTATCACCCCGACTACACGACAGCCCTGCCGGAGGGGCATCGGTTTCCCATGCAAAAGTTTCGCCTGCTACAGGAGCTACTGCTGCGGGAACGGGTAATTCGCCCCGAGCAACTGCATCAACCGGAGCTGCCTCCCACTACCTGGATCGAAGCCGTCCACACCCCTGAGTACGTCAGCGCCTACTGTGAGGGATCCCTAGAACCCAAAGTCCAACGGCGCATTGGCTTACCCTGGAGTCCAGAATTGGTACGGCGCACCTGCCGGGCCGTCGGGGGCACGGTGCTGACGGCACAGCTTGCTTTGCGCTACGGGCTCGCTTGCAACACCGCCGGAGGCACTCACCATGCTTTTCCCAGCTATGGCTCTGGGTTTTGCATTTTTAATGATCTAGCGATTGCCGCCCAAGTCTTGTTGGGGCAAGGGTTGGTAGAGCGGCTGTTAATTGTGGACTTGGATGTACACCAGGGAGATGGCACCGCCTGGATCTTTCGTTCCGATGCGCGGGTATCTACTTTTTCCATGCACTGTGAGGCCAATTTCCCTGGCACCAAGCAGGTAAGCGATTTGGATATATCCCTGCCGGTGGGCCTGGAGGATGAAGCCTATCTGCAAACGTTGGCGGCCCATCTACCGGATCTGTTGACCCAAGTGCGACCGGATCTGGTGCTTTACGATGCTGGCGTGGATCCCCATCGAGAAGATCTGCTGGGTAAGTTGGCCCTCAGCGATCAGGGGCTATTTCGGCGGGAAATGCAAGTACTGGATACCTGCCTGAAACAGGGCTACCCCGTGGCCTGCGTGATTGGGGGGGGGTATAGCAAAGAGCTGAGCAGCCTAGTTTATCGCCATTCTCTCCTGCACCGGGCCGCCAGTGAAGTGTATCGACAGTATCGCTTGTAA
- a CDS encoding BlaI/MecI/CopY family transcriptional regulator: protein MLPKHRPKQLSLGPLESEILDILWELGSASTRQIHEQILVDPDRELAYASVTTVLQRLSQKGWVSCERRVDGDGRNLPMVWRPRLSRQEATSLRAFTQLQQFLAVGDPDTVAAFADSLDQASVSQLQAIAERLRAARRARREP from the coding sequence ATGTTGCCGAAGCATCGACCCAAACAGCTTTCACTAGGCCCCCTAGAATCGGAAATACTCGACATTTTGTGGGAGCTGGGCAGCGCCAGCACCCGTCAGATCCACGAGCAGATCTTGGTAGATCCGGATCGAGAGCTGGCCTATGCCTCCGTGACCACGGTTTTGCAGCGCCTCAGCCAGAAAGGTTGGGTCAGTTGCGAGCGTCGTGTTGACGGGGATGGGCGCAATTTGCCGATGGTATGGCGGCCTCGTCTGTCGCGACAGGAAGCCACTAGTTTGCGGGCCTTTACCCAGTTGCAACAGTTTTTGGCGGTCGGGGATCCCGATACGGTGGCCGCTTTTGCCGATAGCTTGGATCAAGCCAGTGTATCTCAGTTGCAGGCGATTGCCGAACGGTTGCGGGCAGCCCGTCGAGCCAGGAGGGAGCCCTGA
- a CDS encoding serine/threonine-protein kinase, with protein MFTSSDPFLDRLLAQRYRLTNLLGQGGMGRVYLAQDLLFGGVEVAVKLLSHPVMDEHTRLRFEREAKSCAALGQKSLHIVKVNDYGITPDEVPFYVMEYLNGQTLKEILAAGALPLERFFRLARQIGLGLKAAHEGIQMEGQLVQVIHRDLKPANVIVVANDSLGELAKLVDFGIAKLLNTGSSLSLTHAYLGTLAYSSPEQLEGSPLDARSDIYSFGIMLYQMVSGEMPLKPTTDSFPGWYQAHHKRRPIPLEDLGVNLDLPAGLSELILSCLAKDPATRPQSVTNVLAELEHIQARAEGLGVAPVAGNAAGVKASQTLFPATGPIQPSVEPLLTTAGTLRLSPLARSAAVEGRGSLLWLRVIPLLVGGLLGLVLMSWILSFLGGRFSPSQQRPLAPIFSGSNPTVEELPGESDSSDASPERPDTSDSPLVLDIEDIERDPSPELEPYNSSSGSLGQIFRTFPLDTLRETVRSSLGSPSENGRGYWPNTVYDLYRLGSVDLGLIYDESSLVLRQTEASVDDSLPTPQAEGLLEDMLQAPLPPELQQALQAVRERRSERVQFRVGPLAGLIERNAQGRVYMALWDPELHSSASPATPIPATPTPALQQPRPPQSPNPGGNARPGQTLRDQLRRARDLRGD; from the coding sequence ATGTTTACCTCGTCGGATCCCTTTCTGGATCGCCTCTTGGCTCAGCGTTATCGGCTGACCAATCTGCTGGGTCAGGGGGGCATGGGACGGGTGTATTTGGCGCAAGATTTACTCTTTGGTGGGGTTGAAGTGGCGGTCAAGTTGCTCTCCCACCCGGTGATGGACGAGCACACCCGCTTGCGCTTTGAACGGGAAGCGAAATCCTGCGCCGCTTTGGGCCAAAAAAGCCTGCACATCGTCAAGGTGAACGACTACGGCATCACCCCCGATGAGGTGCCCTTTTATGTGATGGAATATCTGAACGGGCAAACCCTGAAGGAGATTTTGGCGGCGGGTGCCCTGCCCTTGGAGCGCTTCTTTCGGCTGGCTCGCCAGATTGGCTTGGGGCTGAAGGCCGCCCACGAAGGGATCCAAATGGAAGGGCAATTGGTGCAGGTGATTCACCGCGACTTGAAACCGGCCAATGTAATTGTGGTGGCCAACGATAGCCTTGGGGAACTGGCCAAGCTGGTGGATTTCGGCATTGCCAAGCTCCTGAACACCGGCAGCTCCCTGAGCCTGACCCATGCTTATTTGGGCACCTTGGCCTACTCCTCGCCGGAGCAACTGGAGGGATCCCCTTTGGATGCCCGTTCCGATATTTATAGCTTCGGGATCATGCTCTACCAGATGGTATCCGGGGAAATGCCCCTCAAACCCACTACCGATTCTTTCCCCGGCTGGTACCAAGCCCACCACAAGCGCCGTCCCATTCCCCTAGAAGATCTGGGGGTGAACCTGGACTTGCCCGCCGGTCTGTCGGAGTTGATCCTCAGCTGTCTGGCTAAAGATCCGGCTACCCGTCCGCAATCGGTCACCAATGTATTAGCGGAACTGGAGCACATTCAAGCCAGAGCTGAAGGGCTGGGGGTTGCTCCGGTGGCTGGGAATGCTGCGGGGGTTAAGGCCTCCCAAACTCTTTTCCCCGCCACTGGCCCGATCCAGCCTTCGGTAGAACCTTTATTAACCACAGCGGGTACGCTGCGACTGAGCCCCTTGGCCCGTTCTGCTGCCGTTGAGGGTAGGGGATCCCTGCTTTGGCTGCGGGTGATCCCTCTGTTGGTGGGTGGGCTGCTGGGTTTGGTTCTGATGAGCTGGATCTTGAGTTTTCTGGGTGGTCGATTCAGTCCTTCCCAACAGCGCCCCTTGGCTCCCATCTTCTCAGGATCTAACCCGACGGTGGAGGAGTTACCCGGCGAGTCTGACTCCTCTGATGCTTCGCCTGAGCGACCTGACACAAGCGACAGCCCCCTTGTCTTGGATATCGAAGATATTGAACGGGATCCCTCGCCGGAACTGGAACCCTACAACAGCTCATCTGGATCCCTCGGACAGATCTTTCGCACCTTTCCCCTCGATACCTTGCGGGAGACCGTGCGCTCTAGTTTGGGATCCCCGAGTGAGAATGGGCGCGGCTATTGGCCCAACACCGTGTATGACCTGTATCGCTTGGGTAGCGTGGATTTGGGCTTGATCTACGATGAATCCAGCCTGGTGCTGCGACAAACAGAAGCCAGCGTCGATGACAGCCTGCCCACTCCGCAGGCGGAGGGGTTACTGGAGGATATGTTGCAAGCCCCCTTGCCTCCCGAACTGCAGCAAGCATTGCAAGCGGTGCGAGAACGACGCTCCGAGCGGGTACAATTTCGCGTTGGCCCCCTAGCTGGCCTGATCGAACGCAACGCCCAAGGTCGTGTCTATATGGCCCTCTGGGATCCCGAGCTGCACAGCAGCGCTTCACCTGCCACCCCTATCCCTGCTACTCCAACACCCGCCCTCCAACAACCCCGCCCACCCCAAAGCCCCAACCCCGGGGGCAACGCTCGCCCTGGCCAAACCCTGCGGGATCAGCTGCGCCGCGCACGCGATTTGCGGGGGGACTAG
- the rpsD gene encoding 30S ribosomal protein S4 has translation MSRYTGPRLKIVRRFGGLDLPGLTRKRPKNTNPPGPHGADRKKKSEYAIRLEEKQKVRFNYGVSERQMIRYMRKARRSKGSTGLALLQMLEMRLDCIVFRLGMAPTIAAARQVVNHGHIEVNGRKVTIPSYGCKVGDVLTVKNKEASRKLVAAYAEYPGLFLPDYLEFDKEKLRGRIKELPPREQISAPVNELLVVEFYSRKL, from the coding sequence ATGTCCCGCTACACAGGCCCCCGCTTAAAAATTGTGCGTCGTTTCGGGGGACTTGATCTGCCCGGTCTGACCCGCAAGCGCCCCAAAAACACCAACCCACCGGGGCCACACGGAGCTGATCGCAAAAAGAAATCGGAATACGCCATTCGTCTAGAAGAGAAGCAAAAGGTACGCTTCAACTACGGCGTGAGCGAGCGGCAGATGATCCGGTACATGCGCAAGGCCCGACGCTCCAAAGGGTCAACAGGGCTAGCGCTGTTGCAAATGCTGGAAATGCGCCTGGATTGCATCGTGTTTCGCCTCGGGATGGCCCCAACCATTGCGGCAGCGCGGCAGGTGGTGAACCACGGCCACATCGAGGTGAACGGTCGCAAGGTGACGATCCCCAGCTACGGATGCAAAGTGGGGGATGTGCTGACGGTGAAGAATAAGGAAGCCTCTCGCAAGCTGGTAGCTGCCTACGCCGAGTATCCCGGTTTGTTCTTGCCCGATTACCTGGAATTTGACAAAGAGAAGTTACGCGGTCGCATTAAAGAGTTGCCGCCCCGCGAGCAAATTTCTGCCCCTGTGAATGAACTCTTGGTGGTGGAGTTTTACTCCCGCAAACTGTAG